Below is a genomic region from Pontibacillus yanchengensis.
TGTGCCACGATTGGTAAAGTAATGGATTATGGTACAAAAGATCCGTTTGATATGGGTTCAGCTATGGCACCTGCAGCATATGACACAATCAAGACACACTTTGAGGATACAGGAAGAAAACCAGAGGATTATGATTTGATTGTAACAGGTGATTTATCAGGAGTTGGAAGTGTCATACTAAAAGATATGTTGAAAGAAGATGGGTACACAATCGATCAAACTTACAATGACTGCGGATTAATGGTTTATAACAGCGATCAACAAGTATTTGCAGGGGGTAGTGGTTGCGCTTGTTCAGCGGTTGTTACGTATGGGCACCTTGTACAATCTTTGAAAGAGGGAAGATATAACAAAATTTTTGTAGTAGCAACAGGTGCTCTGATGAGTCCGACCATGGTCCAGCAAAAGGAAACCATCCCAACTATTGCTCATGGTGTTGTGCTAATGAGGTCTGAAGGAGGAGGACAATAATGGATTATCTATGGGCTTTTGTCGTAGGTGGAGGTATTTGTGTCATAGGGCAAATTCTCTTTGACATATTTAAGCTAACTCCTGCACATGTTATGTCCTCATTTGTTGTAGCAGGTGCTGTACTTGATGGTTTTGATATTTACGACAAGTTGATTGAGTTTGCTGGTGCTGGTGCTACGGTTCCAATAACGAGTTTTGGACATTCTTTACTTCATGGAGCAATGGAACAGGCCGAGGAAAATGGGATAATGGGAATCGCGATGGGGATATTTCATTTAACTTCTGTGGGAGTCGCTTCTGCAATATTATTTGGTTTTCTAGTTGCTGTCATCTTTAAACCAAAGGGGTAGGTTCCAATGCATGCTAAAAAAGTAATCGTTGTCACAGATGGAGATGAATATGCTCGAAAGGTTCTTTTATCATTATCGGAGACGATAGGAGGCACTTGTCTCGCCCATCTTTCTGCAAATCCAACCACAGCTACGGAACAGGAGATACTTGCTGCTATAAAATCTGCTAAGAGTGAACCTGTTTATGTTTTGTTTGATGATGCAGGTATTCCAGGGATGGGACCTGGAGAAAAATTACTGGAACAAATCGCTAATAATAAGTCTGTTCACATTATTGGAGCAATTGCTGTAGCATCCCATACAAAATTTAGAGAGTGGTCTCGTTTTGATTTTGCTATAGATGGTGAAGGAGAATTAGTTCCGTTTGGTGTTGATAAAGAAGGAATACCTGAAATGGAAATGGGTAGGATAAGCGGTGATACTGTTTATTGTTTAGATCAATTGTCGATTCCAACCATTGTTGCCATCGGTGATATAGGGAAGATGAGAGGAAAAGATGATATTGAAAAAGGAGCCCCTATAACAAGAAAAGCAATTGAGTTAATTCTGGAAAGGGCTGAGGAAAATGAAATCTCAGAGTGATACTCCCATCTTTAAAGATTTAAAAGATACAGAAAAGTTCATGGAGGAACATGCTGGTGTTGGTGTTTCTTTTGACTTAGGGTTTCGTAAAATTATTATTTTTGAACGCGAAATTGATTTATTTTATTTAACAGGTTTATGTGATACCCAATATATTATAGAAATAATGGAAATGTTGGTAGAGATTAATGATGTGGAAAGGCATCGACGTTCAAAATTGGTTTCTATCATTGAAAATAGACTTGTTCATCAACAAGTGAGAAAAGCCACTTCCATGAACGATGCCATTACTCAAATGCTTTCAGGTTTAATTGTAATCTTTATAGATGGAAGCACAGATGCATTTATCGTTGATGTCCGTTCCTATCCTGGGCGCTCTCCTAGTGAACCTGATACGGAAAAAGTCGTACGAGGTAGTCGAGATGGTTATACAGAGAATATAATCGAGAACACAGCTCTAACAAGACGACGTGTTAGGGATGAACGTCTACGCCATGAAATATTTCAAGTAGGAGAACGCTCGAAGACGGATATCTGTATATCCTATTTAAAAGATGTAGCAGATCCCGGATTGATTGAATTAATCAAACGTGAGATAAAACAAATTGATACAGATGGTCTTTCTATGGCAGATAAAACTGTGGAAGAATTTATTGTAAGTCAAGGGAAAATACCGTTCCCATTAGTCCGCTACACCGAAAGGCCAGATGTCGCTTCAGCCCATCTGTTTGAAGGACATGTGTTAATAATGGTGGATACAAGTCCAAGTATGATTATTACACCTACGACGTTCTTCCATCATGTTCAACATGCAGAAGAATATCGGCAAACACCAATTGTCGGTTCCTTTGTTAGATGGATTCGGTATTTTGGTATTTTTGCATCTCTTTTTCTTTTGCCTTTATGGATGTTATTTGTAATGGATCCCACACTTTTACCAGCTAATTTACAATATATAGGCCCTCAAGATGAAAGTAATGTCCCTGTTATTATTCAATTAATATTAGCTGATATTGGTATAGAGTTCTTAAGGATAGCTGCAATTCATACACCAACACCACTCTCAACTGCTATGGGATTGATTGCAGCAGTATTGATAGGTCAAATTGCTATTGATGTAGGATTGTTTATCCCTGAAGTTATTCTATATGTTTCCGTTGCGGCAATAGGATCATTCTCTACTCCAAGTTATGAGCTTAGTGTTGCAAATAAAATTAGTCGTCTGATTTTAATAACCTTAACTGCACTCTTTGGCATAAAAGGATTTATGATTGGGTGTACGCTTTATATTCTAATGTTAACTAGAACCAATTCTCTTAACACGCCATATTTTTGGCCATTTATACCATTCAATTTTATGGCAATGATACAAATCCTATTTAGGGTATCTGTACCATTATCGAAAAAACGACCAAGTATTGTCCACCCTCGAAACGATTACCGTAAATAGTTGATTCTATATTGAATAAACACGCATGGTATGATAAATTTATTTTAATCTTTCAGTGCGTGAAAGGAAAGAAGGCAGGCTCACTGCCTTCTTTTTGTAGCAAAAAATTTATTCTTTTTATAAAATGGGCATAGATAGAATAATCTAAAATAGATTGTTTGTTGGGAGTTGGTAAGCATGAATCGAACAGAAAGTAATGAATTAGGGCATCTAAACATAGCTGGTGTTGATGCTGTAGAATTGGCAAATACATATGGTACACCTTTATTTGTGTATGATGTAGAAGAAATCAGAAAGAATGCCCAACGCTTTGTTCAAACATTTAAGGAGTTAGGTGTTCAAGCACAAGTGGCGTATGCCTCGAAAGCTTTCTCTTCTGTAGCGATGCTTCAAGTTGCTCAACAAGAAGGTTTGAGTTTAGATGTAGTATCACAAGGTGAAATGCATACTGCTATTCAGGCAGAATTCCCTAAAGAACGCATTCATTTACACGGAAACAATAAAAGTGTTGATGAGCTTGAAATGGCTATAAAAGAAGGAATAGGATGTGTCGTAGTAGACAATTTTCTAGAAATTGAGTTACTAAAAGAATTATTAACGAAATACAATCATCAAATGGATGTATTACTTCGCGTAACTCCTGGTATTGAGGCACATACACATGATTACATTCTAACTGGGCAAGAAGATTCTAAATTTGGATTCGATTTATGGAATGGCCAAGCGGAACAAGCATTATTACAGTTACAAGCGAATGATCACATTCAAGTTAAGGGACTTCATTGCCATATTGGCTCGCAAATATTTGAAACACATGGTTTTGTCATGGCAGTTAAAAAGCTTTTTGAAGCATTAGGGAATTGGAAAGAAAAGCATGGATATACTCCTGATGTACTAAATCTTGGAGGTGGGTTCGGTATAAAATACACCGATGAAGATGAACCTTTGCCCCTTGCAACATATGTGAAAGAACTAGTGCAAGAAGTGAAATACCAATCTATGGAGTATGATTTCCCTCTTCCAGAGATATGGATTGAACCAGGTCGTGCCATTGTAGGTGATGCCGGAGTTACCCTTTATACGGTAGGAGCGATCAAACATATTCCGGACGTGCGTACGTACGTTTCAGTAGATGGCGGCATGACGGATAACCTACGACCTGCTTTATATCATGCTAAATATGAAGCGGCTGTAGCGAATAAGATGAATGCACAACTAGAACAAACTGTCTCTATTGCGGGAAAGTGCTGTGAATCAGGAGATATGTTAATATGGGATGTAGACGTTCCTGCATTAGATAGCGGAGATATATTGGCAACCTTTAGCACTGGAGCCTATGGGTATTCAATGAGTAATCATTATAATCGATTTCCTAAATCTGCTGTCGTATTTGTAGAGAATGGTCACCATCAACTTGTTATTCAACGTGAATCATATCAAGAGGTGACTAGACTAGATTTATCTTACGAACGTCCCTAGTATAGAGGAGGAAGCTGTTATGAAAAAAGGAACAATTGAGTTTGAAAATGGAGAAAAAATCGTTTTTGATTTATATGATGATGCTGCACCAGGTACAGTGGAAAATTTTGAAAAACTAGCTAATTCTGGATTCTACAATGGATTAACCTTTCATCGGGTAATACCTGATTTTGTTATTCAAGGAGGGTGCCCAGAAGGATCAGGTCGTGGTGGACCAGGTTATACAATCAAATGCGAAACCGAAGGAAATCCACATAAACATCAACGTGGTGCCTTATCAATGGCCCATGCTGGTAAGGATACTGGTGGTAGCCAGTTCTTTATTGCTCATTCTCCTCAACCACATCTAGATGGAAGACATACGGTTTTTGGCCAGGTTACAAAAGGCTTAGACGTCATTGACCGCGTACGCGTTGGAGATGTAATGAATGAAGTAACGGTGGTAGAAGAGTAGAGTAAGTCATTGAGACTTACTCTTTTTCTTTGTCAGTAAAGAAAAATTAAGTTGATGGCTCTTACATGTCTATCTCCTGCGCCCAGCGACTTGTGTGATTCCGTTGACTCCTAACGATAAGTTAACCTCGAACAAAATACATAGACTTCTTCGGAAAGGATGCTCTTCATAGCTATATAGGGAGAGAAATGGATAAGTTGTCATCGTAAACACTAAATATGAAGGAGATGTGCATGGATTTTTTTGTTATACTCGTTTTCATTATTGCTCCACTTAGTTTGTTTCTGCATGAGTTAGCACATGGAATTGTTGCTTATTTCTTTCAATCTAGTTATATATATATTCAACTTGGCGTAGGGCCTAGCTTATTGAAACAGAAGCACGGTGTTTTTCGTATTTCAATTTGTTTGTATATTTTCCTTGGAGCTTTGGTAGCTTATGAACGTGATCCTGAGCACACGATGTATGAACGTGCAGTAATTTCTATAGCAGGACCGTTTATCAACGCTTTTCTTGTACTATTAGGTTTTGTAATGTATTACGTTGTTGATCATCCATATATATCATTATTTATTGCTTTCAATATATGGATTACTACAGTAAACTTGATACCGTTTAAGTTCGCTAATAAAAAATCTGATGGCTATGTAATTGCTGAAGCTTTATGGAATAGAGTTTTCTCTTCAAATAAGTAATCTTCTATTCGAAAATTAGGTTAAGATAAAAGGGCTTGCATTATGTGTGAATGTCGTTATAATAAGGGAGGAGTGATGAGGGTGAAGAAGAAAAACTGGATACTCTTTCTCATACTCTTAGGTGTTAGTATGACATGGGGAGTCTTGTACTGGGTATTCTTTGTTATTGAATAGGATAAGAATGAAGAGTATAATCTAGTTCAAGCATCTCGTAATTAGAATAGGTAGTACCTTTCGTTGTAAGTAAGGGTGTTACGTTATGAACAGTAATAAACAAGAAAAAAAGCTCTTCTGGTTAATGATGGCTGTTGCCATTATTTTTCTGCTCTCCATGATAGGGAAGTTTTTTTCATAGCGAGGGGTAAATATGTTAATTCGATATAAAAAGAGTTTTGAAAAAATTGCCATGGGTCTTTTATCTTTTATGCCTGAAGAAAAAGAGGTAAAAAAGTTAATAGGAACCATAAAAGAGTATGAAACGAATGAAAATTGGCAATTGTTCTTATGGAAAGAAGAAGATATATTAGGTGCTATTGGTGTTCAAATTGATGAAAGTCAAGAACAAGCGGTCATTCAGCATATTACAGTAAATCCATCTCATCGAAATATGGGAATTGGTAAGAAGATGGTAGATGCAGTGAACAACCAATTAGGATCTAAATATTCAGTATGTTCAAATACAAGAACAGATGCATTTATTGCACACTGTGAGGATAAAGCTAAATAAATGAAGTGAAAGAATAATAAAGCCAGCTCCTATATGATAGGAACTGGCCTTTTTTCACTATTAGACAAAATGAATTAGGACCGATCTTCTTGTCTCTTTTGTAATTGACGCTTTCGCTCTTCAATCACCTCAGAGCGGTCTCTTCGTGAATGTCGATGAATAAGGTCTGTATCTTCAAGTGGACTTGGTGCACCATAGATACAACCCAAATCGTTACATCGTTGTTGTACAGCATATAAAAGTTTTTGATCAATAATAGGGAGATTCATACTTTCATATGGCTTTTTTAATTCAAGTTTGTACATAAGGTCATCGAGAAAACCAATCATTTTGTGTTGATCTAATCCATAATTTTGAAGGTGTTCCTTTTTATTTTGAAGGATTGTACGAGCTTTTTGAGCGGTACGACTCGCCCCTTTATAATTGTTACGGCGATAATGGTACATAGCTACAGCTAACTGGATAAGTCCTACCCATACAGCCTGTCTATCTAAAGGAGTTTCTTCCTTCCATCTATCCTCTAAAAGTTCATGACATTCGAAATAATCCCTTGTTCCATGAAAGTGTGCAAGGTAGTCCACATAGGCTTGATCATACATAAAAAAAGCTCCCTTTACTAAAGTACATTTGATAGAATCAGTGTATAGTTTATCATACATGGTTAAAGACAAGTCAAAATGAAATGCGCGTTAAGCTTTGCTTAACGCGCATAGTGTTACTTATTATAACCAGCTTGCACCTACGATAATCAAAAGAATAAACAATACAACGATTAGCGCGAATCCGCCACCATAACCGTATCCACTCATCTTTGAATTCCTCCTTTTTTCTGTTAACGGATAAATGTTTTTTTGATAACATTTATCTTACGGTATTACCATATGAGGAAAACCTCATATGTGTATGGGCGTTTCCACTAATAAAGTGAATTTTTTATTGTTTATAGATTACAGATTTTATTCATACGAGCGAACAACCATTTATTTCGCTAGATAGAAGCTAGAAAGGAAAAGCATATGAACCAAAGTTATACGGTTAAGATTGACGCCTTTGAAGGTCCTTTGGATCTGCTCCTTCATTTAATCAACCGGTATGAAATCGATATATATGATATTCCAGTGGCCGAAATTACTGAACAATATATGGCGTATATCCATACCATGCAACAATTAGAATTGGATATAGCTAGTGAATATTTAGTAATGGCGGCAACATTGATTGCCATAAAAAGCCAAATGCTTTTGCCTAATCAAGAATTAGAAGTTGAAGATGAAGAATATGAGGAAGAAGATCCAAGAGAAGAATTAATGCGTCGATTAATTGAATACAGAAAATATAAGGAAGCAGCACAAGACCTTAAAGATAAAGAGGAAGAGGCGAACCAGATTTATACGAGACCGCCTCAACAAATAGAAACCGATGAAAAAGAAGCACAACCTATTATGACCCAAGGTGATATTACAATCTATGATATGATTGGAGCCATGCAAAAGCTACTTAACAAGAAAAAATGGGAGCAACCACTAGAGACGAGAGTACAGCGTCAAGAAATTCCTATACAAGAACGCATGGATGAGGTTATGACACAAGTTAAAAGTACACCTCATGGCCTTCGATTTTTTGACTTATTTCCGCAACCAACAAGGTCTCATATTGTGGTAACTTTTATTGCTATTTTGGAACTAATGAAAAATAGAGAAATACTCTGTGAACAATCAAAACACTTTGAAGAATTAGTTGTATATAAATTGGAGGAGTAATATGGACACACAGCAATATAAGGCAATTGCTGAAGGCTTATTATTTGTTTCAGGAGACGAAGGGATGACTCAAAAACAGCTTGCAGAAGTGATGGAAGTAGAGTTGGAGACTGTTCAGTTTGTTTTAGGTGAGTTGAAGCGTGACTATGAACAGGATAGCCGAGGAATTACAGTGATGCAATCGAAAGCCTATTATCATTTAACTACTAAGCCTAAACATGCCGCGTATTATCAACGGCTAATTGATTCTCCACATGCCTCTCGACTATCCCAGGCTGCCTTAGAAACATTGGCAATTGTAGCGTATAAACAACCTATTACTCGAACGGAGATAGAAGAAGTGCGAGGTGTGAAATGTGATGGACCTATACAAACTTTATTAAATCGGTCTCTCGTGGAAGAAAGAGGCCGAAAGGAAGGGATAGGTCGGGCTATATTATATGGGACAACAACTGATTTCCTGACCTATTTTGGATTGACCTCATTAGAGGAACTGCCTCCATTGCCTGAAGGACAAGAAAATGAAAATATGGAAGGTGAAGCAGATCTTTTCTTTGAATCATTTCAAGAGTCTGTAGATTCTGATAAAGAACCTTTCTAAATTAAGGATTATTTGTTGTATGGAAGAATAAGTATGTATAAAACTTGTCTTGAATAGGGGGAATGTTGAATGCAAATTGTTGCTTGTAA
It encodes:
- the spoVAE gene encoding stage V sporulation protein AE, translated to MDYLWAFVVGGGICVIGQILFDIFKLTPAHVMSSFVVAGAVLDGFDIYDKLIEFAGAGATVPITSFGHSLLHGAMEQAEENGIMGIAMGIFHLTSVGVASAILFGFLVAVIFKPKG
- a CDS encoding stage V sporulation protein AE; this encodes MHAKKVIVVTDGDEYARKVLLSLSETIGGTCLAHLSANPTTATEQEILAAIKSAKSEPVYVLFDDAGIPGMGPGEKLLEQIANNKSVHIIGAIAVASHTKFREWSRFDFAIDGEGELVPFGVDKEGIPEMEMGRISGDTVYCLDQLSIPTIVAIGDIGKMRGKDDIEKGAPITRKAIELILERAEENEISE
- a CDS encoding spore germination protein yields the protein MKSQSDTPIFKDLKDTEKFMEEHAGVGVSFDLGFRKIIIFEREIDLFYLTGLCDTQYIIEIMEMLVEINDVERHRRSKLVSIIENRLVHQQVRKATSMNDAITQMLSGLIVIFIDGSTDAFIVDVRSYPGRSPSEPDTEKVVRGSRDGYTENIIENTALTRRRVRDERLRHEIFQVGERSKTDICISYLKDVADPGLIELIKREIKQIDTDGLSMADKTVEEFIVSQGKIPFPLVRYTERPDVASAHLFEGHVLIMVDTSPSMIITPTTFFHHVQHAEEYRQTPIVGSFVRWIRYFGIFASLFLLPLWMLFVMDPTLLPANLQYIGPQDESNVPVIIQLILADIGIEFLRIAAIHTPTPLSTAMGLIAAVLIGQIAIDVGLFIPEVILYVSVAAIGSFSTPSYELSVANKISRLILITLTALFGIKGFMIGCTLYILMLTRTNSLNTPYFWPFIPFNFMAMIQILFRVSVPLSKKRPSIVHPRNDYRK
- the lysA gene encoding diaminopimelate decarboxylase, giving the protein MNRTESNELGHLNIAGVDAVELANTYGTPLFVYDVEEIRKNAQRFVQTFKELGVQAQVAYASKAFSSVAMLQVAQQEGLSLDVVSQGEMHTAIQAEFPKERIHLHGNNKSVDELEMAIKEGIGCVVVDNFLEIELLKELLTKYNHQMDVLLRVTPGIEAHTHDYILTGQEDSKFGFDLWNGQAEQALLQLQANDHIQVKGLHCHIGSQIFETHGFVMAVKKLFEALGNWKEKHGYTPDVLNLGGGFGIKYTDEDEPLPLATYVKELVQEVKYQSMEYDFPLPEIWIEPGRAIVGDAGVTLYTVGAIKHIPDVRTYVSVDGGMTDNLRPALYHAKYEAAVANKMNAQLEQTVSIAGKCCESGDMLIWDVDVPALDSGDILATFSTGAYGYSMSNHYNRFPKSAVVFVENGHHQLVIQRESYQEVTRLDLSYERP
- a CDS encoding peptidylprolyl isomerase produces the protein MKKGTIEFENGEKIVFDLYDDAAPGTVENFEKLANSGFYNGLTFHRVIPDFVIQGGCPEGSGRGGPGYTIKCETEGNPHKHQRGALSMAHAGKDTGGSQFFIAHSPQPHLDGRHTVFGQVTKGLDVIDRVRVGDVMNEVTVVEE
- a CDS encoding site-2 protease family protein, with translation MDFFVILVFIIAPLSLFLHELAHGIVAYFFQSSYIYIQLGVGPSLLKQKHGVFRISICLYIFLGALVAYERDPEHTMYERAVISIAGPFINAFLVLLGFVMYYVVDHPYISLFIAFNIWITTVNLIPFKFANKKSDGYVIAEALWNRVFSSNK
- a CDS encoding GNAT family N-acetyltransferase, translated to MLIRYKKSFEKIAMGLLSFMPEEKEVKKLIGTIKEYETNENWQLFLWKEEDILGAIGVQIDESQEQAVIQHITVNPSHRNMGIGKKMVDAVNNQLGSKYSVCSNTRTDAFIAHCEDKAK
- a CDS encoding DUF309 domain-containing protein, whose amino-acid sequence is MYDQAYVDYLAHFHGTRDYFECHELLEDRWKEETPLDRQAVWVGLIQLAVAMYHYRRNNYKGASRTAQKARTILQNKKEHLQNYGLDQHKMIGFLDDLMYKLELKKPYESMNLPIIDQKLLYAVQQRCNDLGCIYGAPSPLEDTDLIHRHSRRDRSEVIEERKRQLQKRQEDRS
- a CDS encoding YjcZ family sporulation protein, which gives rise to MSGYGYGGGFALIVVLFILLIIVGASWL
- a CDS encoding segregation/condensation protein A, with amino-acid sequence MNQSYTVKIDAFEGPLDLLLHLINRYEIDIYDIPVAEITEQYMAYIHTMQQLELDIASEYLVMAATLIAIKSQMLLPNQELEVEDEEYEEEDPREELMRRLIEYRKYKEAAQDLKDKEEEANQIYTRPPQQIETDEKEAQPIMTQGDITIYDMIGAMQKLLNKKKWEQPLETRVQRQEIPIQERMDEVMTQVKSTPHGLRFFDLFPQPTRSHIVVTFIAILELMKNREILCEQSKHFEELVVYKLEE
- the scpB gene encoding SMC-Scp complex subunit ScpB, whose translation is MDTQQYKAIAEGLLFVSGDEGMTQKQLAEVMEVELETVQFVLGELKRDYEQDSRGITVMQSKAYYHLTTKPKHAAYYQRLIDSPHASRLSQAALETLAIVAYKQPITRTEIEEVRGVKCDGPIQTLLNRSLVEERGRKEGIGRAILYGTTTDFLTYFGLTSLEELPPLPEGQENENMEGEADLFFESFQESVDSDKEPF